The DNA sequence GTGTCCGTTAAAAAACTTGCCTGCTATTTTTTTCGTTTATTACCACCTAACAACCCTATAGCAAAAGCCATTGCTACACCGAGCGCAATCCAAGAACCTACACCCATTAACCACACCTCCTTACTATATTTCTTCTTTACATTTTCTACGACGTATCTACATCCTTGGTTACCATTTTTTCAGATGTAATCCTTTTCACTTTTATAAAAGCGAACAACCAATTATAATAAGAGTACAATCTTAGTTCATTGGAAAAACTAAGTTTGAAAGCGCTTAAATAAATGATGATGGAGGAATGACATGACTGTTACCAAACAAGAACGTTTAGCTTATACATCTAAGGCTAAGGAACTCGTAGAACAAATGTCATTAGAAGAAAAAGTATACTTAATGAGTGGTAAGATTCCTTTTGAAAAAATCATGTCCGATATTGCAGAAGGAAAGCCATACAATTGGTTCCCTTATCCTGCAGGCGGAAATGAGCGTCTTAACGTACCAGAAATGAAATTTGTAGATGGCCCTCGGGGAGTGGTTTCAGGAAATAGTACGTGTTTTCCTGTATCAATGTCTAGAGGGGCATCCTTTGATAAAGACCTTGAAGAAAGAATTGGACGAGCGATTGGTAAAGAAATTCGTGCACATGGTGGAAACCTTTTTGGTGGAGTCTGCATTAATCTCCCTCGAAATCCAGGTTGGGGAAGAAGTCAGGAAGTGTATGGAGAGGATTCATTTCATTTAGGGGCAATGGGATCTGCTCTTGTAAAAGGCGTTCAAGAAGAAAATGTGATTGCTTGTGTGAAACATTATGCCTTTAATAGTATGGAAAACGCTCGATTTACTGTTAGTGTCCAAGCAGACAAACGTACGGAACGTGAGGTATACCTTGCCCATTTTAAAGATTGTGTAGATGCTGGGGCAGCGAGTATTATGAGTGCATATAACCTCTATCAAGGAACGTTTTGTGGCCATAGTGATTATTTGTTAAACGAAGTGCTAAAAGAAGAATGGGATTTTGATGGCTTTGTCATCAGTGACTTCATTTGGGGCGTAAAGGACACGGTTGAAGGCGCTAATGGCGGGATGGATATTGAAATGTGCCATACGAAATATTTTGGTGACAACCTAGTGGAGGCTGTTAAAGAAGGAAAAGTAAGTGAAGAAAAAATCGATGAAGCTGCATTGCGGATCGTGCGAACTTTGCTCGCCTTTACTGAAGCGGATAACAACACGTATAGCAAAGACCTAATCGGCAGTAAAGAACATGTGACTCTTGCCTTAGAAGCAGCTGAAAAATCAATTACGCTTATGAAAAATGATAATCAAGTACTTCCATTTTCCAAAACCGATACTAAAACAATAGCGGTTATCGGAAAACTTGGCAACAAAGGAAACATCGGAGACCATGGCTCAAGTCGAGTTTTTCCAGATTATATTGTCACACCACTTGAAGGAATTACAGCTCTAGTACCAGATTCAGAGGTAATCTTTAATGATGGTTCTGACCTAGAAAAGGCAAAAGAACTTGCAAAATCAGTGGATGCCGTTGTTTTCGTCGTTGGCTATGACCATGATGATGAAGGCGAGTTCATCAATAATCCTGATGAAGATGTTGATGCATTAGGAGATGGAGATTCTGGCTTTGGTGCAGGTGGAGACCGTAAAACATCTCTTGGTCTTCATCAAGAAGAAATTGATTTACTTAAAGCAGTGGGACCTGAAAATCAAAACTCAGTAGCTGCTTTAATTGGTGGAAATATGATTATGATTGAAGAGTGGAAGGATGATGTGTCCGCCATACTGATGGCGTTTTACCCAGGAATGGAAGGTGGAACAGCTCTAGCAAAAAATTTATTCGGCGATGTAAATCCAAGTGGAAAGCTCCCTTTTGTATTGCCAACAGAGGAAAGTCATTTGCCACAAATTGATTGGGATGCTACGGAAATTACATATGATTACTACCACGGGTATACAAAACTTGAAAAAGAGGGGATCGAACCTTCTTTACCATATGGCTTTGGTTTATCATATACAACATTTGAGATTTCTAATGCTTCTTTTTCAGTCGAAAATAATCAAATCGTTGCTACTTGTGAAGTTGAGAATACTGGAAAGCAAGAAGGGGCAGAGGTCATTCAGTTATATGTAGGCTATGGCAACTCAAAAATTGATAGACCTGTTAAGGTACTACGCGGTTTTGAGAGAGTAAACCTAAAACCAGGGGAAAAGCAAGTCGTGAAAGTGACCACACCACTTGAAAAAATAAAGTGGTTTAACCCAAGCACAAATGAGTGGGAACTAGAAGAAATGGATTATGAAATCTACATTGGAAATAGTAGTGCGAACAAGGACTTGGTAAAGGGAGCGATTACTGTAACAAGCATGGCATAAAAAAGGCAAGGACGATTATCAGATAGTGGGTTTGTCGACAGGATGAGGAGGAAAAGAAATGAAATTCGGAGTGGTAGGGCTAGGGTGGCCTGGTCAACAACACATACAGGCAATAGAAGTACACAAAAAGGAAGCTTCATTGTCAGCGGTGTGTGACATGGATCCGGCAAAGCTAAGTGAATTTGTAGGGAAATGTGACACGTTTTCAGATATTGACCAATTTTTTAACGAAGCTGATATGGATGCGGTTATATTGGCTGTTCCTCACCAGCTACATGCTAGCTTAACAGTTCAAGCATTAGATGCGGGAAAACATGTCATGATTGAAAAACCAATGGCGCGGACAAGTGAAGAATGCCGACAAATGATTGAGGCGGCCCAGAGAAATAATAAAACACTGATGGTCGCTCAAAACTGGAGATACGAGCCGTGGTGTGTCGCAGCAAAAGCTATTGTTGAAAGCGGAGAGCTTGGTCAAATCCAAGCCGTTCGTACCGAGTGGTTGTTAAATTTCCGTGATGCCTTCCCGAAAGGAAGCTGGATTTACAACGGAGAGCTTGCCGGAGGAGGAGCAATCACAAGCTTAGCGATTCATAATGTCGATGCACTTCGATTCATTATTGGTGATATTTCTGAAGTGTACACAAACGAATTATATACAGATGACTGGTCTACAAATGAAGCGGAAAACTGGGCAATGGTGCAAATGAAGTTTGAAAATGGAGCAATCGGTCACTTGTTTACAGGGTATACCCCATTCTTTCCACCTGACAACGGCATGTTGTATGTATATGGTGAAAAAGGTACGATGTTCTCTGGTCCATACAACGGAGAATCGGGGTTATGGATTCGCTCTGAGCAACGTTCAACGGACCCTTCTGCAGGATATGAACGTGTAGACATTGAGAAATTCGCTCCTGGATTAGTGGGACACCCGCAGACGAACCAACTAAAGCATTTTATCGATAGCGTTACTAATGGAACTCATCCTGAATCAGATGGTCGTAAAATCATTAAGACAATAGAGTTAGTCGAATCAATGTACGCTTCAGGAAGAGAAGGAAAACCTTATAAAAAATAGTGTGCATGTAAGAAGGTGGGGAAGTACAACATGGCATTTAAGTCGAAATATAGTGAGCAAGATGCACTATGGGAAGTTACTTTAAATGGTACTAAAATTCTTGAATATGTCTACGGTGCGGAAGGAGACATTAATCCTTCATTTCGCTTAGTTAAAACAACAGGTGATCATACTATTACGATTTATCGACCGTGGGACCACCCATGGCACCCTGGTTTATTTTTCTCATGGAAATATATAAATGGGTTCAATTTTTGGGAAGCGAAGTATCATGGTGAAGATAATAAAGTAAAGACGGATTCCTTTTCTCCTCTTGCGGATGGACAAGGCTTTGAGCAAACATTAACGTACATCACTCAAGAAGAGCAAACTGTAGTAAATGAAACAAGAATTATACGACTAGAAGAAGATGGCGAGGGCTATCTTATTCACTGGGATGCTTCGTTCACAACCCCGGAGAATGAAATTACATTTGACCGTACAGAGCAAACAAAAGAGGCTCCTTGGGGAGGTTATGCCGGGTTATCATGCCGATTACACCGTAATTACCTTGGACCAACAATCACAACGGATTTAGGTGAGTTTACAGCTGATGACGCTCATGCGAAGTCGTTTAAATGGTGCGACTATGCTGGCAAGCTTGATGGATATACAGAAGAGCAGTGGGCTGGAATTTGTCTAATCGACCACCCAGCGAATGAACGCCATCCATCACCTAAGTTAACTTATGATTATAAAGATATGCAATTTTTATCAGCAGCGTTTCTATTTGATAAGCCGTATGTTTTAAAAAAGGGTGAGACTCTTCGCTTGCAATATACATTTTATGTGCACGATGGAAAAATCCAAAAAGAAAGCATGAGTAACATTTTGGATAGGCTATTATAAAATACCAAGGTGATGAAAACATTTCAGGGCAAACTCTTAGTTTATGCTAATTGATACTAAATTTTTGATAGTTGGAGGGGGGATTCCCCTCCTTTTTTTAAAGGGGAATAATAATGAAAACATTCATTTATATAACTATAATAGGTTTCTTTATAACTATAACTGCAAATTTTTTATACTTCGTTTTTTTCTCATCTTCTAAATACAATGGTAGACCAGAGTTTTTCCCTTCTCTCACTGTTCCTTTGTTCATTATTCTAACAGTTGTTGTAAGCCTATTGATTACTACATATATAGTAAAGACTAAGATTCCTTATTCTATTGGAATGGCCTTTATTAACGTTCTGGTTTTCATTTTGATATCGGTTACCATAGATACTCGATATGGCTATATACTTGAACACTACTATCAGAAATATAATTATAGTAACCTGCTAAGTGTAACGGAATATAAACAACAAAGAGGTAATTTTTTCTCTATTATAAATGCTCTATCATCAAAAAATACTAAAGTAACATCCATTAAAGAAGGTAATACAAATATTAATCATCAGAATACAGTCCTTACAAAAGGAGTTTATCTAATTAACGATGAGCTTTATGTTATGTTTGATTGGGAAAACGAAGAGATCGTATCTTTGATGAATACATATGAGGTACAAGAATTGATAGTTGAACGTTTGAAAATCAGTGATGCAGAGGTTATTACATATGCTGCAACGTTTCTAAGGATTCAACACGCATCGGGAGAGAAAATAATGTACCAAATAATCCCAGTTGATAGTGGGTTCGATTTTGTTTTATTGACTCCATAATAAATATAGTCCTTTTTGACTGTTCTTAATCTATGTTCCATCAATCAGACCCTAATTTGCTATACTACTAATAAGGTAAACTAAGTCAAGAAGAAAAGAGGCTATGCGATGTTACAACCAACTGAAAACAATGAATACTATGAACTGACAAGTCCAACCAGTATGCCAAAGGCTTCAGGTTTTTTATGGAATGACAAAATGATGATTCATGTGAACTGTCGGGGCTATGCGGTAGCTCAATTTATGCAACCAGAACCTGCTAAATATTCGTATGCACCAAATATGGAAGCGAAAACGTTTATGCAACCGGAGCAACCGTATTATGCGCATCATCCTGGTCGTTTTGTGTACATCAAGGATGAGGAAAACGGAGAGATTTTCTCAGCGCCGTATGAACCAGTGCGAGTGCTACCTGATCAATATAAATTTGCTGTTGGAAAACATAATATCATTTGGACAATTGAAAAAGATGATGTCCGAATTGAAATGACTTTAAGTTTACCGACTTCAGAAGCATTAGAGCTTTGGCGAGTGAAAGTAACGAATCTATCAAACAAACCGCGTAAACTTAGCATTTACCCTTCTTTTACTGTTGGATACATGTCTTGGATGAATCAGTCAGGGGAGTATAACGAAGAGTTACAAGGAATTGTTTGTACAGCGATTACCCCTTATCAAAAGTATCAGGATTATGCAAAAATTAAAGAGTTAAAAGATAAAACATTTTTAATATCGGACCTTGCCCCAGATGCGTGGGAAGTAAACCAAGAAGTATTTGAAGGAGAAGGTGGAATTACGAATCCATCAGCTCTTCAGGAAGACCTATTGGCTAATGGAGATTCTCGCTATGAAAGACCTATTGCTGTTCTTCAATATAAACTCGACCTGACTCCTGGAGAAGAAAAAGAGTATCGATTGCTGTTTGGTCCTGCCCATAATGACGGGGACATTGCATCTATCCGTCAACAGTATTTTAACAAAGGTGGATTTGAACAAGCGGAACGTGACTATGCTGCATACATAGCTGAAGGAAAAGGAATTATCGAAATCAGTACACCAGATGCAGACCTAGATAACTTTGTAAATCATTGGTTGCCACGTCAAGTATACTATCATGGAATTACAAATCGACTTTCTACGGATCCGCAAACAAGAAACTATCTTCAAGATAATATGGGAATGAGCTATATCAAGCCAAGCATTACACGTAACGCGTTCCTACATGCTCTAAGCCAACAAAAGGTGAGTGGGGCTATGCCTGACGGAATTATCTTGCATGAGGACGCTGAATTAAAATACATTAATCAAGTTCCTCATACCGACCATTGCGTGTGGTTACCGATTTGTTTAAACGTTTATTTAGATGAAACGAATGATTATGACATTCTTGAGGAAAGAGTAGCATTTACAGATAGTGAAGAAACAGCTACTGTTTTTGAACATGTGACACGGGCGATGAACTGGTTAATTCAAGATAGAGATGAAAGAGGTCTTAACTATATCAACCAAGGTGATTGGTGCGACCCAATGAATATGGTCGGATACAAAGGGATCGGGGTATCAGGTTGGTTAACTACAGCATCAGCTTACGCTTTTCTCATTTGGGCTGACATTTGTGAAAAGTATGGTCAATCTGATGTTAGTGAACAGTTCCGTCAAGAGGCAGAAAAGTCCAATGAGACAATTAATCAGTACTTATGGGACGGAGACTGGTATGCTCGCGGGATTACGGATGACAATGTTGTTTTTGGTATCAGTAAAGACAAAGAAGGGCGTATCTTCTTAAACTCTCAAGGCTGGGCATTGTTAAGTGGAGCTGCCAATGAAGAGCAAAAACAAAAACTACTAAAGTCGGTTGAAGAACATTTAGAATCTCCATACGGTGTAGAAATGCTTGGACCAGCTTATACAAAAATGCGTGAAGATGTTGGACGTGTGACCCAGAAACATCCGGGTTCTGCTGAAAATGGGTCAGTTTATAACCATGCAGCTATCTTTTACATTTATGCTCTATATACAGCCGGCGAAACAGATAATGCGTATCGTCTCCTTCGTAAAATGCTTCCTGGACCAGATATGGAAGATATTTTGCAACGAGGACAATTGCCAGTATTTATCCCGAACTATTATCGTGGAGCATATCGAACGATTCCTAGAACAGCAGGACGTTCGAGTCACTTATTTAACACAGGAACCGTTTCATGGGTGTATCGATGCATCGTTGATGGATTATTTGGAGTTCGAGGGGATAAAGAAGGATTACACGTCAATCCACAGCTTCCGTCCGACTGGAACGAAGCTTCAATTAAACGTTTGTTTAGAGGAGCTGAGCTACAGATTTCGATTAAACGAGAAGAAGGAGTGTCAGCTACAGAAGTGTATGTAGCTGACGTGAAAGTAGAAGGTGGAGTGATTACGGGTATCCGTGAAGGCGAACAATATAATGTATTGGTGAAACTACCATATAATTAAATTAAAAAACAGTCCTCTAATTAGGTTTTTAGAGGACTGTTTTTAATCATGTTATCCTTACTTCAAATCAATTAATACAAAACATTGGTCATCACTTTTATAGACCGAGCTTTTTTTCAATTCAATCGAATGAAGGATGGATTTTTTTATCGTTTCCAATGAACTAGACGTATTTTTCTTAAGCAACAAACTTAAATGGTCTGTTTCTAAAAATTCATTAACCCCGTCAGTATAAAGAAGGAGTTTTGCGCCTTTTGTATATGAAATTGTCCTCGTTTGGAAGTGAATCCCCTCAATCGTACCAATTGGTGGTGTTAACGTATAAAGTTCTTTCTGCTGTCCTTTTTCATCCTGATAAATGGCAGGAGGATGACCTGCATTAATATACTCTATCGTTTGTTTTTTTGTATCAATAAATAGATAAATAGCCGTGCAATAATGCCATGCCTCTTCGCTAGCATCAAACAGTTGGTGGAGATGTTTATCTAGTTCCTTCATAACAATATCAGTTGCAAAACCTCTTGTAATTAATCGATGAAATAGAGAGTGAAGAGACATGGTAATAAGTGCAGATGAAGCCCCATGTCCCATGACATCCAAAATAATCACACCATACTGGTCTTCATTGATTTGGTAGAAACCAAAAATATCACCAGATAGTTCACTTGAGGCATTGTAATAGGACACAATCTCTATTTCTTTGTTACAGATATCTTCTGAAAGTGAGGTCTCTTGAATTTTTTTTGCTAGATTTAACTCCGCTTCTGTTTCAAGGATAAACTGTTGGTTTTGTCTATTAACTTCAATCAGCTCTTCTTGTTGTGCTTTTAATTCCTCTAATGCTTCTTCTAATTCTGCATGTGCTTTATTTTTTTCTGACAGCGCATCTTCAGCCATCTTTCTCGCGATCAATAGCTGGTCTTCATATTCATTTCTTTTTTTCATATGGACGACGATACATGTGATAGACGTTGTTTCATCCTTATATGAAGCATTAAGCAATACAGGAATTTCTAATCCATTCTTTGATTCTAATGAAATATACATTTCCTCAACTTTTTTTTCGACGGTGACAAGAGGGATAAAATACAACTGAAAAAAGGCACGTGCTGATTTCGAGAGAATGGTGTTGATTGGTTTATCAATGAGTTCCTCTCTGTTGTATTCAAGATATCGTAAAAGTGTTTCGTTAATGGAAAGAATGGAACCTTCTTTGGAAAAGACTAGAAATCCACAAGGCATATGATTAAGTAGTTCATTCATTTGTGTCCACCTAATTCTCTGAATCGAATCAATTTCATTCAGAATTATTTTGTAGGTAGCCCCGAATTAGTTGTGAGGTTTCCTTTGGATGACTCATATGAGGACAATGTCCTGTTGCGTTCATATATATAAGTGTACTTGAAGGTAAGGTTTGATTCATGAATTCGCCAACTTCTTTTGGAGCAATGACGTCTTCTGCACATTGTAATATAAGCGAAGGTACAGTGACTTTATGCAGTTCTTCTCGATGGTCGGCAAAAAAACAAGCCTCTGCAAATGTCCTAGCTATGACAGGGTCAGTCGAACAAAAGCGTCCTTCTAGTTCACTTGCCACCTCAAAGTGTTCAGCGTTATTTGTAATTGTTGAAGCAAACACATTGGCCCATCCTATATAATTCTTATCCATCATATCAAGGAGTCCAAGTAAGGATTCTTTTTCAAAACCACCAAAATAGTCTGGTGGTTCATTAAGATAACAGGGAGAAGGTCCTACCATGATAAGGTTTGAAAATAATTCAGGGTGTTTTAAATATGCTAAAGCACCAATTATACTGCCGACCGAATGACCTACAAATATGGCATTTTTTATATCTAACGCAGTACAAACATCTATTACATCCTGAGCATATCCAGAAAGCGAGCTATATTTTTTAGGGTCATATGCAGAAATGTCGGAGTTTCCCATACCTACATAATCAAAAAGAATAACTTGATAGTCTTCTTTAAATGAATTGGCTACAAGCTTCCAAACCGTTTGATCACAGCCAAAACCTGGGGCAAAAATCATTGGCTTTTTTCCTTGTCCCAAAACAGTAACATTATTTCGATTTAGGATGTGCTGAGTCATAAAAAAGCTCCTTTTCACCTAATGATTTTATATGAAAACTTTATACCTATTTTATATGATAACATGAGGGCAGGCCTTTAGTAATTATTTGTTTATTATCTTCAATATATTTACTAAATGTTGTAAAAAAGAACTATACATAGGTGTTACATTAGTTATACTCGGGAAATAGGAAATTCTTAAGGGGCTAAAGTATAGGTAATGTATTTTTAGTTTGAGGTGTAGGAAATAGAGGTGTATACTTGCAACGAGAAGTCTACTTTCCAAAAGGGGAATGATATTGATGGAAAAACCAAAAGTAATCTTTTTAGATATGGACGGGACGATTTTAAATCACCAAAATGTAGTGAGTGAAAAAACAAAGGAAATTATAAATGAGATAAGAATCTTAGGAATATTTGTTTTTATTGCGACAGGACGTTCTTTTGAAGAAATTGAATTGGTGGCCCCAAAAGGGTTACATGTGGATGGTTATATTACGTCGAACGGTATGGCAGGTTACATAGGCAAGAAAGTAATCTTTGAACATTCACTTACACGTAAGACCGTAGAAGAAGTGATTGAAAAGGCGAGAGAAAACAAAATTTATTACGAACTATTTCCATATGGACATCCAAGAATCACATTAAAGCAGGATAAACAGTATGTAATCGATGAAATTAATGATCCTAAGCCAGATAGCGTCGGAATAAATGAATGGCTATCACGTAAGCAAGCGATTAAAGATGAAATCGAGTGGACCGATCAAATAGTGGGAGAACGCTTTTCAAAATTTTATTTCTTTGCTAGAACAAAAGAACATATTAACCATTGGAAAGAACAGCTTCATTTGCTTAAGCAAGACGTTGAATTTTCGACTTCGACATCGTCAGACCACAATGTTGAGCTTATGGTCGCCAACAAAAACAAGGCAACTGGGATAAAGGAAATGTTGGATTACTTTCATCTTCCTGAAGATGAAACGATGGCGATTGGCGATAGTAACAATGATGTGCAGATGCTTCAATTTGTTAGCCATGCTGTTGCGATGAAAAATGCACCGGATTACCTTAAAGAATTAGTAGATGATGTAACAGACTATACATGTGATGAGGACGGAGTGTACCATTATTTAAAAACTCTATTCGAGTTGTAATGGGATATAAAAAAAGACGTCCATTGCTGGACGCCTTTTTGCGTTGTTGCGGCGAGAGACAGCACACCACATTGTGCTTTGCCAAAAGGCGCGTCAATCTCGTCTTATGCAACTAGCTCATCGCTTAGCTAGTATACCATTGATAAGTGAAAAAGAGAAGTTGAAATAATTGGAGATATAAATCACCACTCGAATAAATGGAAGGTAAAGTTGTTAAAACTACAAAGTAGTAGCATTTTGAAATGAGAAAAGGTGAATGATATGGCTGACATCTTGTATGATTTGTTTTTAATTGTCTTTGGGATCATCCTCGGGATGATAGCAAAGGATCCCTTAAAAAAGATAGTTACAGGAAAGTATAAGGAAGAAGCGAGACAAAAAAAGAGAGTGAAACTTTTGATATATATACGCGAAAATAGCGCAAAGACAGCACCAACAACAGAAGAGCTAGCAGAGAAGGTGTTTTCAGGTAAACTCGATATCTCTTTGGTAAACGAGCTTTTATTAGAAATTGAACAATTTAATTTAATTAAAAGCATTCCAAGTAAAAATCAAGATTTAAGTAAAACAAAATGGATATCTCCCAAAAAGTAAGAGGTGGGGACAAAAAGTTGTATTTTGGAGGGTACTGAAAAAGTTCGGTTTTTAACTTTTACAGTGCCCTCTTTTTTTTACCCTATTGTCCCGGTTTTAACTAATGATGTCTCAATCTCATCTTAGCAGCGTGCGGAGCTGTTACCTTATAACCAAAAAGTTAGATTTTTTACTATTTGAGTGCCTATAATTTTCTCTTAGCTTTTATAAAATTACTTTAGCACTATCAATTATTATATAAAGCCTCTTTTTTAAACGGTAATATGGTTAATTCTGCAAACCTAGTTGCGTATATCTTTTTACCAAAATCTATCATCATTCCACTTAAAAATCTAATATATACCAAAACTCTACGACCGTTTTCATAATCAAATCAATTAATTCGACACAATCAACTAAATTTCTTCTAATGGAAGTGAACGAAACTAGTTTAGTATACACATCTTTTTCCTTACTATGTTAAAGGAATAAGCAAATGGTAAAGTTGTGAGGTCTAAAGTAGTATTTTTCACTATAACTAACACTTTTAAGTTTTTATTTTTAATTTATGGGGAATGGACAACTAGCTGTCAAACAGCTCAACTCCTTGATATACAAGGGATACAGGCATTAGTGAGGTTATCTAACAATAATATACCTTGTAGATAAAACTAAAATTGACAAGATAATTCTGAATAGTTAAAATTGGGTTTGTTTACACAAGCTGCTATTTACGAAACTGTTTTCGAACTCTATATCAACTCCGTAATTATAAATATACTCTAATATTTGTTCTAGTTGTCATTCCTCATATCCCTGTCGTGTAAAGTCATAACACACTATTTTAGTAAAGTTAGCTTTTCTTATTATTTGCTATCAATACCTGGTGGAAAGCTTAATCCTCGTAGCAAGTAGACTAGGAGGACGATAGTTTTTCTTCAGGGTTTGATATAAAAAGGATAGTGAAGTCCATTCTTTAATGGTCTTCCATACAGAAAGGAGCTGTTGAGAAGGCGATAAAGTTTAGTAATACTTATCATTCAACAAAAGAAGTGTCCTGGTTTTACTTGTAAATGCACGGTAGTGGAGTTCCTATCAATTCCAAAGCAAATTAGATTTGCAAAAACAGAGATGGTCACTTTCATAGAAAACGACTTGTATGTAATAGTCGTGCCGCACCCCTAATTATATATTGAGTACTTTGAGCCGCTTATATATCTCTTTACTACTGAAACAACATATTCGTTCTTAATAAGACAATGGATCCATCTTTCTTTAGGAACTGTGAAAGTTTTTGTGCGAATGAATGTAACTGCTTACATGCTAAAAAGCAGAGTAAAGTTAACAATGTATTGTAAAAAAAACTAAACCGATTTAGGAGGAAAATATATTGACAGCTCAAGGTATTCGTTTTAACCAGTCGTTAACCTTTAAGATGTTGGTAGTTGCCATAGGTACCGTACTTGCAACGTTATTGTTTTTTGTATTTTCAACTCAAAGTGCTTCAGCACATGGAAATTTGATGGACAGTCGTGCAACACTTTGTTATGAGGGTGTTAACGTGAATTGTGGTCGAGTTATGTATGAACCATATAGTGTTGAAGGAAGAGG is a window from the Bacillus alkalicellulosilyticus genome containing:
- a CDS encoding alpha/beta fold hydrolase; the protein is MTQHILNRNNVTVLGQGKKPMIFAPGFGCDQTVWKLVANSFKEDYQVILFDYVGMGNSDISAYDPKKYSSLSGYAQDVIDVCTALDIKNAIFVGHSVGSIIGALAYLKHPELFSNLIMVGPSPCYLNEPPDYFGGFEKESLLGLLDMMDKNYIGWANVFASTITNNAEHFEVASELEGRFCSTDPVIARTFAEACFFADHREELHKVTVPSLILQCAEDVIAPKEVGEFMNQTLPSSTLIYMNATGHCPHMSHPKETSQLIRGYLQNNSE
- a CDS encoding Cof-type HAD-IIB family hydrolase: MMEKPKVIFLDMDGTILNHQNVVSEKTKEIINEIRILGIFVFIATGRSFEEIELVAPKGLHVDGYITSNGMAGYIGKKVIFEHSLTRKTVEEVIEKARENKIYYELFPYGHPRITLKQDKQYVIDEINDPKPDSVGINEWLSRKQAIKDEIEWTDQIVGERFSKFYFFARTKEHINHWKEQLHLLKQDVEFSTSTSSDHNVELMVANKNKATGIKEMLDYFHLPEDETMAIGDSNNDVQMLQFVSHAVAMKNAPDYLKELVDDVTDYTCDEDGVYHYLKTLFEL